Part of the Bacillus cabrialesii genome is shown below.
CAATGCCTGTAAAACCTATATATTCTAGCAATTTAATGTGTATAATCATAAGTTTATTGATATAATGGAGAATAGTGAAATCGTATTGAAGATCATAATGGACAATCTACTCCCACATATTTCATGTGATACTTCAGGGAGGTTTTTTAATGAGTGAACAAAACACACCACAAGTTCGTGAAATAAATATCAGTCAGGAAATGCGTACATCTTTCTTGGATTATGCTATGAGCGTTATTGTGTCTCGTGCTCTTCCGGATGTTCGTGACGGTTTAAAACCGGTTCACAGACGGATTTTATACGCAATGAATGATTTAGGCATGACAAGTGATAAGCCTTATAAAAAATCCGCGCGTATCGTCGGTGAAGTTATCGGGAAATACCACCCGCATGGTGATTCAGCGGTATATGAATCCATGGTCAGAATGGCGCAGGATTTTAACTATCGTTATATGCTCGTTGATGGTCACGGAAACTTCGGTTCTGTTGACGGAGACTCAGCGGCTGCCATGCGTTATACAGAAGCGAGAATGTCTAAAATCTCGATGGAAATTCTTCGAGATATCACAAAAGACACAATCGATTATCAAGACAACTACGACGGGTCAGAAAGAGAACCTGTTGTTATGCCTTCAAGGTTCCCGAATCTGCTTGTAAACGGTGCTGCCGGTATTGCGGTAGGTATGGCAACAAACATCCCTCCGCACCAGCTCGGAGAAATCATTGATGGCGTACTTGCGGTCAGTGAGAACCCGGACATTACAATCCAGGAGCTGATGGAAGTCATTCCAGGGCCTGACTTCCCGACTGCTGGTCAAATCTTGGGACGCAGCGGTATCCGGAAAGCATACGAATCTGGCCGAGGATCTATCACGATCCGGGCAAAAGCTGAGATCGAACAAACATCTTCAGGTAAAGAAAGAATTATCGTTACAGAGTTGCCTTACCAAGTAAATAAGGCGAAATTAATCGAGAAAATTGCTGATCTTGTAAGGGACAAGAAGATAGAGGGCATTACAGATTTACGCGATGAATCAGACCGTACAGGTATGAGGATTGTCATTGAAATCAGACGCGATGCCAATGCAAATGTAATTTTAAACAATCTATACAAACAAACTGCTCTACAAACATCTTTTGGTATCAACCTGCTTGCACTTGTTGAAGGTCAGCCGAAAGTTTTAAATCTAAAGCAATGCCTGGAGCATTACCTTGACCATCAAAAAGTCGTAATTAGACGCCGGACTGCTTATGAATTGCGTAAAGCGGAAGCGAGAGCTCATATCTTGGAAGGCTTGAGAATTGCTCTGGATCATCTCGATGCAGTTATTTCCCTTATCCGTAATTCTCAAACGGCTGAAATCGCGAGAACAGGTTTAATTGAACAATTCTCACTGACAGAGAAGCAAGCACAAGCGATCCTTGATATGAGGCTGCAGCGTTTAACAGGATTGGAACGTGAAAAGATCGAAGAAGAATACCAATCTCTTGTTAAATTAATTGCAGAGCTAAAAGACATTTTGGCTAATGAGTATAAAGTGCTTGAGATCATCCGTGAAGAACTCACTGAAATCAAAGAGCGGTTTAACGATGTAAGACGTACGGAGATCGTCACTTCCGGACTAGAGACAATTGAAGACGAAGATCTCATTGAGAGAGAAAATATCGTAGTGACTCTGACACACAACGGATACATCAAACGCCTTCCTGCATCAACTTACCGCAGTCAAAAACGGGGCGGAAAAGGTGTACAGGGAATGGGAACAAACGAAGATGATTTCGTTGAGCATTTGATCTCTACATCTACTCATGACACGATTCTCTTCTTCTCAAACAAGGGGAAAGTATATCGTGCAAAAGGGTACGAAATCCCTGAATACGGAAGAACAGCAAAAGGAATCCCGATTATTAACCTGCTGGAGGTAGAAAAGGGTGAATGGATTAACGCAATTATTCCAGTCACTGAATTCAATGAGGATCTTTACCTTTTCTTCACAACAAAGCATGGGATTTCAAAACGAACTTCGCTGTCCCAGTTTGCTAATATCCGCAATAATGGCTTAATCGCTCTCGGTCTGCGTGAAGATGATGAGCTGATGGGTGTACGTCTCACTGACGGTACAAAACAAATCATCATCGGAACGAAAAACGGCTTGCTGATCCGTTTCCCTGAAACAGATGTCCGGGAAATGGGAAGAACTGCGGCAGGCGTAAAAGGCATCACCCTGACCGATGACGACGTTGTTGTCGGAATGGAAATATTAGAAGAAGAATCGCATGTCCTTATCGTAACTGAAAAAGGTTATGGAAAACGAACGCCGGCTGAAGAGTACAGAACCCAAAGCCGGGGCGGAAAAGGACTCAAAACAGCGAAAATTACTGAGAATAACGGCCAATTAGTTACAGTGAAAGCTACTAAAGGTGAAGAGGATCTAATGATCATTACAGCCAGCGGCGTACTCATTAGAATGGACATCAATGACATCTCAATCACCGGACGTGTCACTCAAGGTGTACGCCTCATCAGAATGGCGGATGAAGAGCATGTTGCTACAGTAGCGTTAGTAGAGAAAAACGAAGAAGATGAGCAAGAAGAAACACAAGAAGAAACACAAGAAGAAGTGTGAGAAAAAGCGCAGCTGAAACGGGACTGACCCCCGTTTTTGAGACAGGGATCAAAACACCTTTTAAACAGCCAATTGCCGATAGTTTATCGGTGATTGGTTGTTTAGTTTCGTTTGAATACGAATATTGTTATAATAATGAATGTATTCTGTGACAGTGCGTTCTACGATGGCGGTCGTAGTTCGATCAATGCTGTTAAGATAGAACGTTTCAGACTTTAGTAAGGAATGAAACGATTCGATGGAGGCATTATCAGCGGGCGTCCCTTTGCGGGACATGCTCATGATAATGCCTTTTGTGTTAACAGCTTTTTGATACTCGTAGGATGTATACACAGAACCTTGGTCGCTATGTAACACGCAGTTCTCAGGCAGTGTTGGCAGCTGCTCAAGTGTGTCTAAGACAAAGTCTGTGTCCTGCTTATCGCCAATCGTATAAGCAATCACTTCTCCATTGTATAAATCTAATATACTGGAAAGGTACAATTGTTTCTGTCCATAAGGCAAATATGTGATGTCCGTTACTAGTTTTTCAAGAGGGCGATCAGACTGAAAGTTCCGATCCAATATATTATCGACTACGGCATATGGCTGCCCATTCTTCTTACGCTTTTTCACCTTAACCCGGCACTGCCACTGATTTTTCTGCATAATACGTTGAACCGTTTTATGGTTGATACGCATTCCCTTTTTTAAAATGGCTGTGATTTTCCGATATCCATATCGATACTTGTGCTCTCGGCACAACGTGCCGATTTGTTTTTCCAAATGTCGCTTGGGATGATCCTTCATCAGATTCTTCTTCCAACGATAATAAGACGCTCGAGAGATACCTAAATGAATACAGATATCCTGCACGGTCATTGTGCTGCGCAATACTTCTACAAGTTCGACTGACATTTCGCTATCAACTTCCTTTCCAATTCGTTGTACTTTTTTAACACTTCATTCTGTTGTCTTAGATAAACAATTCTCTGCCTGCAGTTTCTCTAATTCGGAAGAATACTCCGGACCTTTTCCGTAAGTGTATTGCTTTCCAACA
Proteins encoded:
- the gyrA gene encoding DNA topoisomerase (ATP-hydrolyzing) subunit A; this translates as MSEQNTPQVREINISQEMRTSFLDYAMSVIVSRALPDVRDGLKPVHRRILYAMNDLGMTSDKPYKKSARIVGEVIGKYHPHGDSAVYESMVRMAQDFNYRYMLVDGHGNFGSVDGDSAAAMRYTEARMSKISMEILRDITKDTIDYQDNYDGSEREPVVMPSRFPNLLVNGAAGIAVGMATNIPPHQLGEIIDGVLAVSENPDITIQELMEVIPGPDFPTAGQILGRSGIRKAYESGRGSITIRAKAEIEQTSSGKERIIVTELPYQVNKAKLIEKIADLVRDKKIEGITDLRDESDRTGMRIVIEIRRDANANVILNNLYKQTALQTSFGINLLALVEGQPKVLNLKQCLEHYLDHQKVVIRRRTAYELRKAEARAHILEGLRIALDHLDAVISLIRNSQTAEIARTGLIEQFSLTEKQAQAILDMRLQRLTGLEREKIEEEYQSLVKLIAELKDILANEYKVLEIIREELTEIKERFNDVRRTEIVTSGLETIEDEDLIERENIVVTLTHNGYIKRLPASTYRSQKRGGKGVQGMGTNEDDFVEHLISTSTHDTILFFSNKGKVYRAKGYEIPEYGRTAKGIPIINLLEVEKGEWINAIIPVTEFNEDLYLFFTTKHGISKRTSLSQFANIRNNGLIALGLREDDELMGVRLTDGTKQIIIGTKNGLLIRFPETDVREMGRTAAGVKGITLTDDDVVVGMEILEEESHVLIVTEKGYGKRTPAEEYRTQSRGGKGLKTAKITENNGQLVTVKATKGEEDLMIITASGVLIRMDINDISITGRVTQGVRLIRMADEEHVATVALVEKNEEDEQEETQEETQEEV